The region CGGTGCTCCCTCGTTTGGCGTATCGACCAGCTTGACGGGCTTGGGTCgcgcgatgctgatgccactCTCGAACGCACCGTACCGCTGCTGATTGCTGGCGTTGGGGCCACCCTTGCCCGAGCCACCGGTAAGCAGTTGCGGTGCACCGGTATTATAGTACATCCCGCTCTGGTAGCACTGGCTACCGAGAAGATTGCTACCGCTGCCACCGGGCGGGACAAGGAACTCCCGCTCCGTACCCGGATAGGCCATATCACAGTCTCTGCCACTCGATCGTGCTTCCTGATAAATGTTACGACCACGCAAGCGACGGCTCAACGAGCTGCCCATCTCTCCGAAGTGCTCCGATACGTCCTGCCGCACGTCCGACAGATCGAGCATGTTGAGAAAGGCCGAATACCACGGCCCACTGCTGCTCCCGTTGATGCTGCCGATCGCGATAGAGCTGACCGGGTAGTTCAACTGATACGGCCTATGCGAGAAGCTGTAATGGTGGGCCAGTGCGGCCAACAGCATCTCGAAGCAGATAAGGAAATTTTGCAGCTTTGTCGACAGCTCCAGCTGGGACTCGAACTCGTTCGTGTTGGTATCAAAGATATCCTTGATTACACCATAATACACGAGACCGTAAATGATGATACTTTGACTAGACGGGAAAAGAGATGGGAAATCATTCGTTTAATGTCCATTGTTCCAAACGATCCGAACGCATCATTGTGGCTtacaagaaggagaagaaaataacCGCCTTAATGCAGAGGAACTTTGGCAATGGTCGCATGGGCCGCAACTCCTCGCGCGTCGCTCGATAGAACATGATCAGGCAATACATTGCTATCGACTGGGTACAGTTGTTGACGAACACTAGGTAGGGGAATGCAACGGATGCCCGGAACTGACCCTCGCCGTACACGTGCTTGATTTGGCATATGCTAAAAGTCGGTCCGgaggtaacaaaaaaaagggtgattATCAATACGCAGACAGTGATTAATAGTCTTTTACGCCCCCCTACCAGGCTATGACGGTGGTCAGCGGACGTACGACGGTGTACTGCAGGATACCGTGCTTGCAGTTGTGCACGAAATCTCTTCCCATGCGCCAcggtgccagccagcagagcGGGAAGAAGTGATTCGTGGGTGGATGGGTTTCGAGTGTACGCTCCAAGTCCATACTTAGATTAAGATAGTTAAGCAGGTATTTCATAAAGTTGTAGATCACATACGCTTCATAGCACTCGCGGATACTGTCCATATAGATCGACTTGCGCGGGTAAACCAGACAGAGAAgctgtaaaacaaacaaaagaatcCTCATCCATTAGTCATACGGCAAACTTCGCTGATTGGTCTCGGTTGCGAGAAAGCGACAACTCACCGCATTGAGCGCATAGATCGGTACCATCCATAGAATTCTGTAACATAAATAACGAATGAATAAGTGTCTTGAATTTCGGAagaactacaaaaaaaaacgggcggtCGAGATaaggtggccaccattggCATGCGTGCGACGTTATCGAAGGTCAGTGAATAGACTATGCGATAATGACTCATTccagccaccaaaaaggacatcgGCCCCAAAAAAGCTTTACCACTGCTGCCTAGACAAAATAAATGTTGCGCTATTCAAAAAAGAATACATTCAATAAAACTCTTTATCAAGGAACATGTTACTGCAGCGATTCATGCGGAAGTCCGGGTTAGGAGTATGCGTTGGTTCGTCTAATcagagcaaacagcaaatgtTCCGAATACCGTTGAGGTGTACGATAAGGCGCCCGACAGCCGACATAGAATATAGTGCCAGCAGAATGACTCATCCATCAGCTCGTTATTGTTGAGCCTGCCTTGATACAGCAGAGAAAGCACTGTCGATCGTATCCTCATCGATTGGAAACGAgtaaagcagcaacagcgcagaTATCTATTGTACCAGGCCCTAGGTTTGGC is a window of Anopheles aquasalis chromosome 2, idAnoAquaMG_Q_19, whole genome shotgun sequence DNA encoding:
- the LOC126581487 gene encoding transmembrane protein 184C, with amino-acid sequence MCGTFCAQWRAWLRPLLVILYVLFVIIVVPLLIVDSVKDGFTHKGQLILIGGLFVLCAIPISIWQIAQHTIHYTQPQLQRHIIRILWMVPIYALNALLCLVYPRKSIYMDSIRECYEAYVIYNFMKYLLNYLNLSMDLERTLETHPPTNHFFPLCWLAPWRMGRDFVHNCKHGILQYTVVRPLTTVIACICQIKHVYGEGQFRASVAFPYLVFVNNCTQSIAMYCLIMFYRATREELRPMRPLPKFLCIKAVIFFSFFQSIIIYGLVYYGVIKDIFDTNTNEFESQLELSTKLQNFLICFEMLLAALAHHYSFSHRPYQLNYPVSSIAIGSINGSSSGPWYSAFLNMLDLSDVRQDVSEHFGEMGSSLSRRLRGRNIYQEARSSGRDCDMAYPGTEREFLVPPGGSGSNLLGSQCYQSGMYYNTGAPQLLTGGSGKGGPNASNQQRYGAFESGISIARPKPVKLVDTPNEGAPKEPNIFNQFPSAKNLNLELSKTPSYENLLSLKSEATTSSDRGGKGRSKKRTTDGGASNSDYSTINPRVERSESNNGSDWLSTPDDELGIDVQGLSSSDNIHINPNRKA